A single region of the Silene latifolia isolate original U9 population chromosome 8, ASM4854445v1, whole genome shotgun sequence genome encodes:
- the LOC141596841 gene encoding UDP-galactose/UDP-glucose transporter 2-like, producing MKNNNHNNNEEQTRSLFGINLTSRPVWHQFLICSSGFFFGYLVNGICEEYVYNRLKFSYGWYFTFIQGFVYLALIYLNGFTTKQMVNPWKTYVKLSAVLMGSHGLTKGSLAWLNYPAQIMFKSTKVLPVMIMGAFIPGLRRKYPPHEYISAILLVVGLILFTLADAQTSPNFSIVGVIMITGALVMDSFLGNVQEAIFTMNPETTQMEMLFCSTVVGLPMLIPPMVLTGELFRAWTSCSQHPYVYGVLVFEAMATFIGQVSVLSLIALFGAATTAMVTTARKAVTLLLSYLIFTKPLTEQHGTGLILIGMGIALKLLPDNNKPPQRRVSLPIAVFKSEKQLSKEEEFSRLIKDEGQEMRSEV from the exons atgaagaacaataatcataataataatgaaGAACAAACAAGGTCTTTGTTTGGAATTAACTTAACAAGCAGACCAGTTTGGCATCAATTTCTTATTTGTTCTTCTGGGTTTTTCTTTGGTTATCTTGTTAATGGCATTTGTGAG GAATATGTATACAACAGGCTCAAATTTAG CTATGGTTGGTACTTCACATTTATTCAGGGGTTTGTGTACCTAGCTTTAATCTACTTGAATGGGTTTACCACCAAACAAATGGTGAACCCATGGAAGACTTATGTCAAATTGTCTGCTGTGCTCATGGGATCTCATGGATTAACTAAAGGATCCTTGGCTTGGCTTAATTACCCGGCGCAAATTATGTTCAAATCCACCAAG GTTTTGCCTGTGATGATAATGGGCGCTTTTATCCCGGGTCTAAGGCGAAAATACCCCCCACATGAGTATATATCTGCAATACTATTAGTGGTCGGTTTGATCCTTTTCACCCTGGCAGATGCCCAAACTTCCCCAAACTTCAGCATAGTTGGCGTTATCATGATTACTGGCGCTCTAGTCATGGATTCATTCCTCGGAAACGTGCAAGAGGCGATATTTACCATGAATCCCGAAACAACTCAG ATGGAGATGTTGTTCTGCTCAACCGTCGTGGGTTTGCCGATGTTGATCCCGCCTATGGTCCTAACAGGAGAATTATTCAGGGCATGGACATCATGTTCTCAG CATCCCTATGTGTATGGTGTGTTGGTTTTTGAAGCCATGGCTACCTTTATTGGTCAAGTCTCTGTCTTATCTCTCATTGCTTTGTTTGGTGCTGCAACCACTGCCATG GTGACTACAGCTAGGAAGGCAGTGACATTGCTTCTATCATACTTGATCTTCACAAAACCATTGACCGAACAGCACGGAACAGGACTGATATTGATAGGCATGGGGATTGCACTCAAACTCTTACCTGATAATAACAAGCCTCCTCAAAGAAGAGTATCTCTCCCTATAGCGGTGTTCAAGTCCGAGAAACAATTGTCCAAAGAAGAAGAATTTAGCCGGTTGATTAAAGATGAGGGTCAAGAAATGCGGTCGGAGGTGTGA